In Nicotiana tabacum cultivar K326 chromosome 17, ASM71507v2, whole genome shotgun sequence, one DNA window encodes the following:
- the LOC107764047 gene encoding uncharacterized protein LOC107764047: MATFGALGIGLSFLLGCMLMGFVAELYYLLWVKKGISKRPTEDQYTTYPIDLSSIFCWKRSNSIRQNGTQKVTTIARNQEINGQDQDLELGTNNDLLLKGYGEDDVESSSHQEDYSIKLERYTEDNAELELMRVHNLRFLFTIKEETKEDLESDDGKSRGDRSRKGSRTRSFSDLTLVLTPLSSPPVKSQSLDSYNNQEFKFNPLFESEIDSLKSSPPPKFKFLRDAEEKLIRKVLRNGVNSIQDSIMKLPSSSSF; the protein is encoded by the coding sequence ATGGCAACTTTTGGTGCTTTAGGTATTGGTTTGAGTTTCCTTTTAGGTTGTATGTTGATGGGATTTGTTGCAGAGTTGTACTACTTATTGTGGGTGAAAAAAGGAATATCAAAAAGACCAACAGAGGATCAATACACTACCTATCCCATTGATCTTTCTTCCATTTTCTGTTGGAAGAGATCAAATTCTATAAGACAAAATGGTACTCAAAAAGTTACCACAATTGCAAGAAATCAAGAAATTAATGGTCAAGATCAAGACTTAGAGCTAGGGACCAACAATGATTTGTTGCTGAAAGGCTATGGTGAAGATGATGTAGAGTCGTCGTCCCATCAGGAAGACTACTCTATAAAATTGGAACGATACACAGAAGATAACGCGGAGTTAGAGCTGATGAGGGTCCATAATCTTAGGTTTCTCTTCACTATTAAAGAGGAAACAAAAGAGGATTTGGAATCTGATGATGGAAAATCTAGAGGCGATAGAAGTAGAAAAGGTTCAAGAACCAGAAGCTTTAGTGACCTTACCCTTGTTCTTACTCCGTTATCCTCACCACCCGTTAAATCTCAATCTCTTGATTCATACAACAACCAAGAATTCAAGTTCAACCCTCTCTTTGAATCTGAAATTGATAGTCTAAAATCTTCACCCCCTCCTAAGTTCAAGTTCTTGAGGGATGCTGAGGAGAAACTTATAAGAAAAGTCCTTAGAAATGGGGTTAATTCTATTCAGGATTCTATAATGAAATTACCTTCTTCAAGTTCATTTTAG